In the Colletotrichum lupini chromosome 1, complete sequence genome, one interval contains:
- a CDS encoding carboxy-cis,cis-muconate cyclase translates to MPVHHLMIGTWTPPGAIFTVAFDDEKLTLELVKRTEIPEDQPISWMTFSHDKKNLYGAAMKKWASFAVKSPSEIVHEASHDMTHDPNAALSTTNTRAIFLLAAQKPPYTVYCNPFYKHASHGNIFSVSSSGALETNVQNYPYDPNTGIHGMVFDPTETYLYSADLTANKLWAHKKTSPDSPELELVGSVDAPDPGDHPRWVAIHPTGRYLYALMEAGNRLCEYVVDPATRLPVYTHRSFPLIPPGIPGATTKMYRSDVCTLSHSGKYLFATARSNSFDVTGYIAAFKLDDSGHIERQICLNPTPTSGGHSNAVSPCDWSDEWIAITDDQEGWIEIYRWQDEFLGRVARLRIPEPGFGMNAIWYD, encoded by the exons ATGCCCGTCCACCACCTCATGATCGGGACCTGGACCCCGCCAGGCGCCATCTTCACCGTCGCTTTCGACGACGAGAAGCTCACCCTTGAGCTCGTAAAGCGCACCGAGATTCCCGAGGACCAGCCGATATCATGGATGACTTTCAGC CATGACAAGAAGAACCTCTACGGCGCCGCCATGAAGAAGTGGGCAAGCTTCGCAGTCAAGAGCCCCTCAGAAATCGTCCACGAGGCCTCTCACGACATGACCCACGACC CCAACGCCGCCCTCTCAACAACAAACACCCGCGCAATCTTCCTCCTCGCGGCCCAAAAACCCCCCTACACAGTCTACTGCAACCCCTTCTACAAGCACGCCTCCCACGGCAACATCTTCTCCGTCTCCTCCTCGGGCGCCCTCGAGACAAACGTCCAAAACTACCCCTACGACCCCAACACGGGCATCCACGGCATGGTCTTCGACCCCACAGAAACCTACCTCTACTCCGCCGACCTCACCGCCAACAAGCTCTGGGCCCACAAGAAGACCTCCCCCGACTCCCCCGAACTCGAGCTCGTCGGCTCCGTCGACGCCCCGGACCCAGGCGACCACCCCCGCTGGGTCGCCATCCACCCGACGGGCCGCTACCTCTACGCCCTCATGGAGGCAGGCAACCGCCTCTGCGAATACGTCGTCGACCCGGCCACCCGCCTCCCCGTCTACACCCACCGCTCCTTCCCCCTCATCCCCCCGGGTATCCCGGGTGCGACCACGAAAATGTACCGCTCCGACGTCTGCACCCTCTCCCACAGCGGGAAGTACCTCTTCGCCACGGCCCGCTCAAACAGCTTCGACGTGACGGGCTACATCGCCGCCTTCAAGCTCGATGACAGCGGCCACATCGAGAGGCAGATCTGCCTGAACCCCACGCCCACGAGCGGCGGGCACAGCAACGCCGTCAGCCCCTGTGACTGGAGCGACGAGTGGATCGCCATCACGGATGACCAGGAGGGCTGGATCGAGATCTACCGGTGGCAAGACGAGTTCCTGGGCCGTGTTGCGCGGTTGCGTATTCCCGAGCCCGGATTCGGAATGAATGCCATTTGGTACGATTGA
- a CDS encoding ABC transporter yields MWVPQPACSPGLDNSLGPWAGELCRGGFDFTLFFEEAILAVPLQSLLLLLLPTCALRLARSDVKVVPSTLRWLKASASISLAALNFVLLILWITTPSTTITHTRATIPTAIISLIASIGLGLLSWLAHQRSVRPSFVLSVYLFLSILFDTARTRTLWMLGPHQTIPAIFTCTLAVRAVMILLESTEKRRILVPEHKGYSKEVTSGTFNRSVFFWLTSLFINGYRNILQLDDLYPLDPKLASEPLYRKLAGAWDQVPDKTVPGALFSTWLRAFAGPLAAAIVPKLFQIAFNYAQPFLIDEAIRLASQPQQQPYNNHGFGLIGAYVIVYTGIAVSTGQYDWRNQRAASMTRGSTTALVYRKALRLDLTSPNVSPSAALTLVGTDSETISQGIMQLHEVWSGLVEIGIGIYLIYRQLGAACAMPVALVFVVLLATAFLAVPTGKASAEWIKASQDRVSTTSKTLGNIKWLKISGLNDVAFSVIQKLRTVELEVSKRFRVLLGISMMFLICTPIWSPILTFSTFVATAARTGDVLTIQKAFTAYSLLILVNQPLVGIVMGLPLLASALASFQRIQDFLNGKERVDARLASEGVKIAGAGKSVTESPKAAGLGPDVELSDMHESELPVADLPLSVIASVKGTFSWSDDSKPVIDIDNWNVRRRAFTLVLGPVGCGKSTLLKCLLGELSSFKGTISTNFSGVTYCGQTAWIPNDSVRNIITGHAAFDSAWYYIVIKACALEQDIASWPNGDSTVAGTKGISMSGGQKHRLAIARALYARQELLVLDDVFSGLDSSTEDIVFSNLFGNNALLRHTDTTVILASSDSRRVPFADDVVLLNDEGRIIDNEAVTKGQPSSSSKRAGTSDSESVKVPPITVTNDKPPATVLGLLEDQADSARQLGDWGMYSFYARAAGWFSLSTFAGAMIVFAFCDSFPGNLPQESIDVEIIRLTNSSSDIWLKWWAESNEQRPNQDLGKWLGVYAALGVGSVASVLFGMWQLFIVIINKSGVYFHGVLLDTTSRAPMTFHSSVDSGITVNRFSQDLQLIDMELPAAALGLAVGVAFGVARFIVMSVSSRYMAAILPFLIPTFYAIQHFYLRTSRQMRLLDIEHKAPLYSQLIETLEGLATIRAFRWEDNFEKVNLRRLDDSQRPKYLLACLQSWLTFSVDMVIAVIAVVLVVLVTTLREQIGPGFIGVALTNVLAFSGCVKAIITSWVMLEVSLGAVARVRNFSLTTASEDDSRVQLAEPEGEWPSQGAVELRKVTASYASSGTVLEDVNISIEPGQKTSNTPSSGKSSLILCLLRMMDLDSGTITIDNVDNATLPHEYVRSKIVAVPQESYIFDGTVRLNLDPGQTASDEDITAVLKRVQLWEKVEERGGLDAVIDDKFFSQGEAQLLVFARAMLRKGRVLVLDEITSSLDDESSRIIDEVLRSWFRDWTVIAIAHKLESILDFDRVAVVDSGVVVEYGEPRRLLKSESSFKALYEGSSGVAH; encoded by the exons ATGTGGGTCCCGCAGCCGGCTTGTTCTCCCGGCCTTGACAACTCTCTCGGTCCGTGGGCCGGAGAATTGTGCCGGGGCGGATTCGACTTTACACTTTTCTTCGAGGAGGCCATACTAGCTGTTCCCCTGCAATCTCTCCTCCTGCTGTTGCTCCCCACATGTGCCTTACGCCTGGCAAGATCCGATGTCAAAGTTGTGCCCAGCACCCTGCGCTGGCTCAAAGCT TCTGCATCCATTTCTCTGGCTGCCCTAAACTTCGTTCTTCTGATCCTCTGGATCACTACACCATCGACAACCATCACCCATACGCGCGCGACCATTCCCACCGCCATCATTAGTCTAATTGCCTCGATAGGATTGGGTCTGTTATCATGGCTCGCTCATCAACGGTCCGTAAGGCCGTCATTCGTCCTGTCAGTTTACTTGTTTCTGTCAATTCTGTTTGACACTGCTCGTACCCGAACTTTGTGGATGCTGGGGCCCCATCAGACCATACCCGCCATATTCACCTGTACTCTGGCTGTCAGAGCTGTCATGATCCTTCTAGAATCAACAGAGAAGCGCAGGATCCTAGTTCCAGAACACAAAGGATACTCCAAGGAGGTCACCAGCGGCACTTTCAACAGATCAGTCTTCTTCTGGTTGACGTCACTCTTTATCAACGGATACAGAAACATCCTTCAACTAGATGACCTCTATCCACTGGACCCGAAGCTAGCCTCAGAGCCGCTCTACAGAAAACTCGCCGGCGCGTGGGACCAAG TCCCCGACAAGACGGTCCCCGGCGCTTTGTTCAGCACCTGGCTCCGCGCCTTTGCCGGCCCTCTTGCCGCGGCCATCGTCCCGAAACTCTTTCAGATCGCCTTCAACTACGCCCAGCCGTTTCTGATTGACGAGGCTATTCGCCTTGCCAGTCAGCCGCAACAGCAGCCCTACAATAATCACGGTTTTGGTTTGATAGGGGCGTACGTGATCGTTTACACCGGTATTGCT GTCTCGACGGGCCAGTATGACTGGCGCAATCAACGTGCGGCCTCCATGACGAGGGGCAGTACGACGGCACTTGTCTATCGGAAAGCGTTGAGGCTGGATTTGACGTCGCCCAACGTCAGCCCTTCCGCGGCTCTGACTTTAGTTGGAACCGATAGCGAGACCATCAGCCAGGGCATCATGCAGCTTCACGAGGTCTGGAGTGGACTTGTCGAGATTGGTATCGGGATTTACCTGATTTACAGGCAGCTTGGAGCTGCCTGTGCCATGCCCGTTGCCCTCGTTTTCG TTGTCCTACTTGCCACAGCTTTTCTCGCTGTTCCTACCGGCAAAGCATCCGCGGAATGGATCAAAGCCTCGCAAGATCGCGTCTCAACGACCTCCAAGACGCTGGGGAACATCAAATGGCTCAAGATCTCTGGCCTCAATGATGTTGCCTTTTCAGTGATTCAAAAGCTTCGAACCGTAGAGCTCGAGGTTTCCAAGAGATTCAGGGTACTGTTGGGCATCTCCATGATGTTTT TGATTTGCACGCCGATCTGGTCTCCAATACTCACCTTCAGCACATTCGTTGCAACGGCGGCTCGAACCGGCGATGTTTTGACGATCCAAAAGGCGTTCACCGCGTACTCTTTGTTGATACTGGTGAACCAGCCATTAGTCGGTATCGTCATGGGACTTCCGCTCCTGGCTTCTGCCCTGGCTTCTTTCCAGAGAATCCAAGACTTTTTGAACGGCAAGGAAAGAGTTGACGCCAGACTCGCTAGCGAGGGTGTCAAAATCGCCGGGGCTGGGAAATCCGTGACAGAGTCCCCAAAAGCTGCTGGTCTAGGCCCAGACGTCGAGCTGTCCGACATGCATGAAAGTGAGTTGCCAGTCGCCGATTTGCCCCTCAGCGTCATCGCCTCTGTAAAGGGAACATTCTCTTGGTCAGACGACTCCAAGCCTGTCATCGACATCGACAACTGGAACGTCCGGCGACGAGCTTTCACCTTGGTACTCGGGCCTGTGGGCTGTGGCAAGTCGACGCTTCTAAAGTGTTTACTCGGCGAGTTATCGTCCTTCAAGGGCACCATTTCCACCAACTTCTCTGGCGTCACGTACTGCGGCCAAACCGCGTGGATACCGAACGACAGTGTACGTAACATCATCACCGGTCACGCCGCGTTCGATTCGGCCTGGTACTACATCGTCATCAAGGCGTGTGCTTTGGAGCAAGATATCGCTAGCTGGCCGAATGGAGACAGTACCGTGGCGGGTACGAAGGGAATTTCTATGAGCGGTGGTCAGAAGCATCGTCTG GCCATTGCCCGCGCTTTGTACGCAAGACAAGAGTTGTTGGTACTTGACGACGTTTTCAGCGGCCTAGACTCTAGCACCGAAGACATCGTATTCAGTAATCTCTTCGGCAATAATGCTTTGCTCCGCCACACGGATACGACGGTCATTCTAGCATCATCTGATT CTCGCCGTGTCCCGTTTGCCGACGACGTCGTACTTCTTAACGATGAGGGTCGAATCATAGACAACGAGGCGGTCACGAAAGGACAACCATCCTCCTCAAGCAAACGCGCCGGAACAAGCGATAGCGAGAGCGTAAAGGTGCCGCCGATAACAGTAACAAACGATAAACCACCAGCCACGGTCCTCGGCCTACTCGAAGACCAAGCAGATTCCGCCCGTCAACTCGGCGACTGGGGGATGTATAGCTTCTATGCCAGGGCAGCTGGGTGGTTTAGCCTATCGACATTTGCTGGCGCCATGATTGTCTTTGCCTTTTGCGACTCGTTTCCCGGTAATCTCCCCCAAGAGTCTATTGACGTGGAAATCATCAGACTAACAAATTCATCGTCAGATATCTGGCTCAAGTGGTGGGCGGAGTCCAACGAGCAGAGACCGAACCAAGATCTGGGCAAGTGGCTTGGTGTCTACGCGGCTCTGGGAGTCGGGTCTGTGGCTTCGGTGCTCTTTGGGATGTG GCAACTTTTCATTGTCATCATCAACAAGTCGGGAGTCTATTTCCACGGCGTTCTACTAGACACCACATCTCG TGCGCCCATGACATTTCACAGTTCAGTGGACAGCGGCATCACAGTCAACAGATTCAGCCAAGATCTCCAGCTCATCGACATGGAGCTGCCCGCCGCAGCACTCGGCCTGGCCGTAG GCGTCGCGTTCGGCGTAGCACGCTTCATAGTCATGTCCGTCTCCTCACGCTACATGGCCGCCATCCTCCCCTTCCTCATCCCAACCTTCTACGCCATCCAGCACTTCTACCTCCGCACCTCGCGACAAATGCGCCTCCTCGACATCGAGCACAAAGCACCCCTCTACTCCCAACTCATCGAAACCCTCGAAGGCCTAGCGACAATCAGAGCCTTCCGCTGGGAAGACAATTTCGAAAAGGTCAACCTCCGCCGGCTCGACGACTCACAGCGACCCAAGTACCTCCTTGCATGCCTACAAAGCTGGCTAACGTTTTCGGTTGACATGGTGATTGCCGTCATCGCCGTTGTCCTCGTTGTATTGGTCACGACGCTGCGCGAACAAATTGGGCCCGGGTTCATTGGTGTTGCGTTGACGAATGTGTTGGCGTTTAGTGGGTGCGTGAAGGCGATTATCACGTCGTGGGTCATGTTGGAGGTTTCGCTTGGCGCGGTTGCGAGGGTGAGGAACTTTTCTTTGACTACGGCGTCTGAGGACGACTCTCGTGTGCAGCTTGCGGAGCCAGAAGGAGAGTGGCCAAGTCAAGGAGCCGTTGAGCTTCGGAAAGTGACGGCGTCCTACGC ATCATCTGGTACCGTACTTGAAGATGTAAACATCTCAATCGAACCAGGTCAAAAG ACATCTAACACTCCCTCCAGCGGCAAAAGCTCCCTCATCCTCTGCCTCCTCCGCATGATGGACCTAGACTCGGGCACAATCACCATCGACAACGTCGACAACGCCACGCTGCCCCACGAATACGTCCGTTCCAAGATCGTCGCGGTCCCGCAGGAGTCCTATATTTTCGACGGCACCGTGCGGTTGAATCTCGACCCGGGCCAGACAGCGTCGGACGAGGATATCACGGCGGTCTTGAAAAGGGTGCAGCTCTGGGAGAAAGTCGAGGAGCGCGGTGGTCTGGATGCCGTAATTGACGATAAGTTCTTCTCGCAGGGTGAGGCGCAGTTGTTGGTGTTTGCGAGGGCTATGTTGAGGAAGGGGAGGGTGCTTGTTCTGGATGAGATTACGAGCAG CTTGGACGACGAGTCCAGTAGAATCATCGACGAGGTGCTGCGTTCGTGGTTCAGAGATTGGACCGTAATCGCGATTGCACATAAGCTGGAGTCGATACTAGACTTTGACCGAGTTGCGGTTGTCGATTCAGGAGTAGTTGTCGAGTATGGGGAGCCTCGTAGACTCCTGAAGAGCGAGTCGTCGTTCAAGGCGTTGTATGAGGGGTCATCGGGTGTGGCACACTAG